One Arvicanthis niloticus isolate mArvNil1 chromosome 13, mArvNil1.pat.X, whole genome shotgun sequence genomic window carries:
- the Polr2k gene encoding DNA-directed RNA polymerases I, II, and III subunit RPABC4, translating into MDAQKDVQPPKQQPMIYICGECHTENEIKSRDPIRCRECGYRIMYKKRTKRLVVFDAR; encoded by the exons ATGGATGCCCAGAAGGATGTGCAACCACCAAAGCAGCAGCCAATGATATATATTTGTGGAG agTGTCAcactgaaaatgaaataaagtccAGGGATCCAATCAGATGCAGAGAATGTGGATACAGAATAATGTACAAGAAAAGGACTAAAAGAT TGGTGGTTTTTGATGCTCGATGA